A DNA window from Peromyscus leucopus breed LL Stock chromosome 3, UCI_PerLeu_2.1, whole genome shotgun sequence contains the following coding sequences:
- the LOC114701469 gene encoding uncharacterized protein LOC114701469 isoform X2, whose product MACGRRRRCPRRSSLQARATGLSARSPPAAESGETPRGGSGAARPVIGPARPGGGARRSGTSGLRRGGSGELSREAVKRVGALGPRAPEVFFFFWGGGGICFSGDGSGGRPPLPLRGLSDVSDHTLPHVLLPTPTPPESSRFFQILLHPLDSQVRACLPARPVHPAPQRSIWSRSQAARCERSDPRHPWRGHLSHVGIRGRGSEGPGAQTVGHNSFVLPAAWQPRRMSCLPKFREQGALEVGWTDRKEFFSSQPPLLSDTCGVVVTATALARSEDLPGEVLTLPSTIVPQIHIAPE is encoded by the exons ATGGCGTGCGGCAGGAGGCGGCGCTGCCCACGACGGTCCTCGCTCCAGGCTCGCGCAACCGGGCTCTCGGCGCGCTCGCCGCCGGCGGCCGAGTCGGGGGAGACGCCGAGGGGCGGGAGCGGCGCGGCCCGGCCCGTGATTGGCCCCGCTCGCCCCGGGGGCGGGGCCAGGAGGAGCGGCACGAGCGGGTTGCGAAGGGGCGGGAGCGGAGAACTTTCTAGAGAAGCGGTTAAACGGGTTGGGGCTCTTGGGCCGAGGGCACccgaggtttttttctttttttggggggggggggggatttgttTTTCTGGTGATGGCTCCGGGGGGCGGCCTCCTCTCCCGCTCCGGGGCCTCTCGGATGTCAGTGATCATACCCTTCCCCAcgtcctcctccccacccccaccccgccggAGTCGAGCCGATTTTTCCAGATCCTTCTCCATCCTCTGGACTCCCAAGTCCGGGCCTGCCTGCCGGCCCGCCCCGTGCACCCAGCCCCGCAGCGTAGTATCTGGAGCCGGAGCCAGGCAGCCAGATGCGAGCGATCGGACCCCAGGCACCCGTGGCGTGGGCACCTAAGCCATGTGGGGATTCGAGGCCGAGGGAGTGAAGGCCCGGGTGCACAAACTGTGGGACACAACAGCTTTGTCCTCCCCGCAGCCTGGCAGCCCCGCCGGATGAGCTGCCTTCCAAAATTCCGTGAGCAGGGGGCCTTGGAAGTGGG gtggacagacagaaaggaatttttttcatCGCAGCCGCCGCTCCTTAGTGATACCTGTGGAGTTGTAGTTACTGCAACAGCGCTGGCGAGATCGGAAGATCTGCCTGGCGAGGTCCTGACTCTGCCCAGCACTATAGTACCACAGATACACATAGCGCCTG aatga
- the LOC114701469 gene encoding uncharacterized protein LOC114701469 isoform X1 has protein sequence MACGRRRRCPRRSSLQARATGLSARSPPAAESGETPRGGSGAARPVIGPARPGGGARRSGTSGLRRGGSGELSREAVKRVGALGPRAPEVFFFFWGGGGICFSGDGSGGRPPLPLRGLSDVSDHTLPHVLLPTPTPPESSRFFQILLHPLDSQVRACLPARPVHPAPQRSIWSRSQAARCERSDPRHPWRGHLSHVGIRGRGSEGPGAQTVGHNSFVLPAAWQPRRMSCLPKFREQGALEVGWTDRKEFFSSQPPLLSDTCGVVVTATALARSEDLPGEVLTLPSTIVPQIHIAPGKCYQMATYWLCEFSFQCNELCVCVCSA, from the exons ATGGCGTGCGGCAGGAGGCGGCGCTGCCCACGACGGTCCTCGCTCCAGGCTCGCGCAACCGGGCTCTCGGCGCGCTCGCCGCCGGCGGCCGAGTCGGGGGAGACGCCGAGGGGCGGGAGCGGCGCGGCCCGGCCCGTGATTGGCCCCGCTCGCCCCGGGGGCGGGGCCAGGAGGAGCGGCACGAGCGGGTTGCGAAGGGGCGGGAGCGGAGAACTTTCTAGAGAAGCGGTTAAACGGGTTGGGGCTCTTGGGCCGAGGGCACccgaggtttttttctttttttggggggggggggggatttgttTTTCTGGTGATGGCTCCGGGGGGCGGCCTCCTCTCCCGCTCCGGGGCCTCTCGGATGTCAGTGATCATACCCTTCCCCAcgtcctcctccccacccccaccccgccggAGTCGAGCCGATTTTTCCAGATCCTTCTCCATCCTCTGGACTCCCAAGTCCGGGCCTGCCTGCCGGCCCGCCCCGTGCACCCAGCCCCGCAGCGTAGTATCTGGAGCCGGAGCCAGGCAGCCAGATGCGAGCGATCGGACCCCAGGCACCCGTGGCGTGGGCACCTAAGCCATGTGGGGATTCGAGGCCGAGGGAGTGAAGGCCCGGGTGCACAAACTGTGGGACACAACAGCTTTGTCCTCCCCGCAGCCTGGCAGCCCCGCCGGATGAGCTGCCTTCCAAAATTCCGTGAGCAGGGGGCCTTGGAAGTGGG gtggacagacagaaaggaatttttttcatCGCAGCCGCCGCTCCTTAGTGATACCTGTGGAGTTGTAGTTACTGCAACAGCGCTGGCGAGATCGGAAGATCTGCCTGGCGAGGTCCTGACTCTGCCCAGCACTATAGTACCACAGATACACATAGCGCCTGGTAAGTGCTACCAGATGGCTACCTATTGGCTTTGTGAGTTTTCATTCCAGTGTAACGaactttgtgtctgtgtgtgctcggCATGA
- the LOC114701469 gene encoding uncharacterized protein LOC114701469 isoform X3 has protein sequence MACGRRRRCPRRSSLQARATGLSARSPPAAESGETPRGGSGAARPVIGPARPGGGARRSGTSGLRRGGSGELSREAVKRVGALGPRAPEVFFFFWGGGGICFSGDGSGGRPPLPLRGLSDVSDHTLPHVLLPTPTPPESSRFFQILLHPLDSQVRACLPARPVHPAPQRSIWSRSQAARCERSDPRHPWRGHLSHVGIRGRGSEGPGAQTVGHNSFVLPAAWQPRRMSCLPKFRGQTERNFFHRSRRSLVIPVEL, from the exons ATGGCGTGCGGCAGGAGGCGGCGCTGCCCACGACGGTCCTCGCTCCAGGCTCGCGCAACCGGGCTCTCGGCGCGCTCGCCGCCGGCGGCCGAGTCGGGGGAGACGCCGAGGGGCGGGAGCGGCGCGGCCCGGCCCGTGATTGGCCCCGCTCGCCCCGGGGGCGGGGCCAGGAGGAGCGGCACGAGCGGGTTGCGAAGGGGCGGGAGCGGAGAACTTTCTAGAGAAGCGGTTAAACGGGTTGGGGCTCTTGGGCCGAGGGCACccgaggtttttttctttttttggggggggggggggatttgttTTTCTGGTGATGGCTCCGGGGGGCGGCCTCCTCTCCCGCTCCGGGGCCTCTCGGATGTCAGTGATCATACCCTTCCCCAcgtcctcctccccacccccaccccgccggAGTCGAGCCGATTTTTCCAGATCCTTCTCCATCCTCTGGACTCCCAAGTCCGGGCCTGCCTGCCGGCCCGCCCCGTGCACCCAGCCCCGCAGCGTAGTATCTGGAGCCGGAGCCAGGCAGCCAGATGCGAGCGATCGGACCCCAGGCACCCGTGGCGTGGGCACCTAAGCCATGTGGGGATTCGAGGCCGAGGGAGTGAAGGCCCGGGTGCACAAACTGTGGGACACAACAGCTTTGTCCTCCCCGCAGCCTGGCAGCCCCGCCGGATGAGCTGCCTTCCAAAATTCC gtggacagacagaaaggaatttttttcatCGCAGCCGCCGCTCCTTAGTGATACCTGTGGAGTTGTAG